ttttgtatttttgtatttttgtatttttgtatttttgtatttttgtatttttgtatttttgtatttttgtatttttgtatttttgtatttttgtatttttgtatttttgtatttttgtatttttgtatttttgtatttttgtatttttgtatttttgtatttttgtatttttgtatttttgtatttttgtatttttgtatttttgtatttttgtatttttgtatttttgtatttttgtatttttgtatttttgtatttttgtatttttgtatttttgtattattgtattttttgtatttttgtatttttgtatttttttttgtatttttgtatttttgtatttttgtatttttgtatttttgtatttttgtatttttgtatttttgtatttttgtatttttgtatttttgtatttttgtatttttgtatttttgtatttttgtatttttgtatttttgtatttttgtatttttgtattttggtatttttgtatttttgtatttttgtatttttgtatttttgtatttttgtatttttgtatttttgtatttttgttattttgcatttttgtatttttgtatttttgtatttttgtatttttgtatttttgtatttttgtatttttgtatttttgtatttttgtatttttgtatttttgtatttttgtatttttgtatttttgtatttttgtatttttgtattttttgtatttttgtatttttgtatttttgtatttttgtatttttgtatttttgtatttttgtatttttgtatttttgtatttttgtatttttgtattttttttgtatttttgtatttttgtatttttgtatttttgtatttttgtatttttgtatttttgtatttttgtatttttgtatttttgtatttttgtatttttgtatttttgtatttttgtatttttgtatttttgtatttttgtatttttgtatttttgtatttttgtatttttgtatttttgtatttttgtatttttgtatttttgtatttttgtatttttgtatttttgtatttttgtatttttgtatttttgtatttttgtatttttgtatttttgtatttttgtatttttgtatttttgtatttttgtatttttgtattttgtattttgtatttttgtatttttgtatttttgtatttttgtatttttgtatttttgtatttttgtatttttgtatttttgtatttttgtatttttgtatttttgtatttttgtatttttgtatttttgtatttttgtatttttgtatttttgtatttttgtatttttgtatttttgtatttttgtatttttttgtatttttgtatttttgtatttttgtatttttgtatttttgtatttttgtatttttgtatttttgtatttttgtatttttgtatttttgtatttttgtattttttgtatttttgtatttttgtatttttgtatttttgtatttttgtatttttgtatttttgtatttttgtatttttgtatttttgtatttttgtatttttgttatttgtattttgtatttttgtatttttgtatttttgtatttttgtatttttgtatttttgtatttttgtatttttgtatttttgtatttttgtatttttgtatttttgtatttttgtatttttgtatttttgtatttttgtatttttgtatttttgtatttttgtatttttgtatttttgtatttttgtatttttgtatttttgtatttttgtatttttgtatttttgtatttttgtatttttgtatttttgtatttttgtatttttgtatttttgtatttttgtatttttgtatttttgtatttttgtatttttgtatttttgtatttttgtatttttgtattttgtttttgtatttttgtatttttgtatttttgtatttttgtatttttgtatttttgtatttttgttttgtatttttgtgttgtttgtgttgtgGGTGTTGGTGGGTGTGGGGGTGTGGGGTGTTTGTTGGTTGGTGTTTGGTTGTGTTGTTGggggttgtgttgtgtgttgtggtgGTGGGGGGTTGGGGGTTGGTTGGTTGGGTGGTTGGGGTTGGGGGGTGTGGTGTTGGGGTGGTGGTTGTGTTGTTGGTTGGTGGTTGGGGTGTGGTTTGGGGGTGTGGggtgtgggtgggggtggggtttgggggtgggggggtgggggttgggggtgggggtggggggggtggggggggtgggggtttggggtggggggtggtTGGTGTGTGGGGTGGGTggttggggggtgggggtgggttgTGGTGGTTGTTGGGGGTTGTGGTGGTGTGTGGGGTTGGGGTTGTTTGGGTGTGGGGTTGGGGGTGGGgtttggggggtgggggtgggggttggggggtgggggtggggggtggggggttgggggttggggtgtgggttggggtgggggggtgggtggtgggggtggggggtgggggggtgtgggttgggggtgggggggggtgggtggggggggggtgggggggggggtggggggtgggtggggtgtggggtggggtgggggggtggggtggggggtgggggggggtgggggtggggtgggggtgggggtgtggggtggggggggttggggggtgggggggtgggggtgggggggtgtgggggggtgggggggtgggtgtgggtgggggggggggtgggggggggggggtgggggtgggtgggggtgggggggtggttgggggggggtgggggtgggggtgggtgggggggggtggggggtggggggggtggggggggtgggggtgggggggtgggggcggggtgggggtggggggggggggggcagtggttgtggggggggtggggggggtgggggggggggggggggggggggggtggggtgtggggggtggggtggggggtggggggggtgggggggtgggtgggggtggggggggggggtgggggtggggtcggggtggggggtggggggggtggggtggggggggggggtggtggggggtgggtgggggggtgtgggtggggggggtgggtggtgggggtggggggtgggggtgtggggggtgggtggtggggtgggggtgggggggtgggggtgtgggggtgggggtggggggggtggggggtgggttggtgtgggggtgggggggtgtgggggtggtgggggggggggggggtgtgggggggggggggtggggtggggggggggggggtggggggggtgggggtgtggggggtggtgggggggggggggtgggggggggtgtgtggggggtgtggtggggggggtggggggggtggggggggggtgggggggggtgtggggggggggtggtggggggtggtgggggggggtgggtgggggtggggggggggggtgtgggggggtgggggtgggtggggggtgggggtgtgggttggtgggggtggggggttgggggtggggtggggtgggttggggggtgggggggtggggtggtgggggtggggttgTGGTGGGGTTTGTGTGTTtggttgtgttgttgtttgggtGTTTTGTATGTTTGGTGTGGTTTGTGTTTGTGgtgtggtttttttttggttttgggtttgggttgggtattgttgtttttgtgtttgtttgtggttGGGGGTTTGTTGGTTGGTGTGTttggttgtgtgtgttgttgggGGGTTGGGGGTTGGTTTGGgttgtgggttgttttggtgtttGTGTTGGGGTTTGTTTGTGGTTTGTATgggttttggtatttttgttaaTGTTTGGATTTTTGTAATACTGAAATTATTCTCCTTCATCATTGAATATTTATGCTTCTTTTCCtaattcaaaagcaattttctACACATTTTCTCAGGTGACACCCCTTCTAATGTAATTCAGCCCCAGATAAAATTAGGACCGGCCACTGGTCAGCCACCTGAGAGACAGGCCGCGTCCGGTGTCCCTTCCGAATCAACACGCAAAGTGTTTGACCCGAAAGTTTTAATTCGCTTTGAAAACCGAGCAAGATTCCCAATTTTCGCCCAAATGTCCCTTCATAAATCAGCTAGCTAGGTGGAACGATGCGTATGGGTTCTGTCCTGATGCCACCAGGGGACATGGCCGCCGTCGGGGAGACTTTTTAATATATGGAAGAAATTAGAAAACTTTGCACTTCCCGACCCCTGTCGAGTCTTTTTCTCTTATTCTAATGCGGTCACGGGAAAAGACGCCACGTCGTCGTCGGGCAGGGGCGAAAAGGTCCAAACCTCAAAACGCAAAACATTTGGCCAATGCCGGGGTGGATTGAGCCAGCTGGTTTTGCGGGAAAGTCGTCCTTCTTGGAAATTTGGGCTCCGTTGAGGAATTTGCTGTTGGCGTCTTCTGGCAGCACGGATTTATTGCCAATCAACACAAATAGATAGTTGGCTAGAACTgagttttaataaatatttgaaagtcgaaataagttttatttaatttatccaGGTTAATTAAGGTTAAGATAGTATTATCAACCAATTCGAAGCATattaattttaagataaatttcTGAAGATATCACAGAATCAACAAAAACTAAATAACCAATTGTTAGAACTACCAAGACGTCCTTTCTTAAACCCTATTAAGCATTCCACCATTGTTGTCGCGTCCAGCTTCAGTGGCTTACTAAACATTCAGCGAACCTCCCGCCGTCCCATTTATGAGCGCGTGCTGAGTGGCGGTGGACAATTTCGTTTTATGGCACAGTGGCAAGCGGCcataaaaatgttaatgaaGCTGATTTTTGCGCGCAGGAACTTTCCTTTCCTCCAGCCTGCTTTGGTTGGTCGGAGAGGTCGTTAGTTCCGTGCCAGAGACCACACTGGAGAATCGCTCCCGAAACGCTCAATTAGGCATCAATCACCGGCAGAACGCGCAGAACACTAGTGAGTGGGCATTCGAGGGTTACTTCGCGTGGGAGGGTTTCTTGGTGGATTAGTTTAGGCTGAAGCTAATGTTGCATGAAGTGCTTGGAAGCCTAGGTGGTTGACACACTTGAGCAAGTGAGTCGTTTCTTCTTCTTCAGGGAAACAACTTAGTTAGATTGATTTCTGACTGATTTTATGGCTTGCGACTGTAAAACAGTTTCATGAGTGAAATCCACAATTCTAGTTGCAAGTCTAACTGTAGGGACAACTCATTAATCAGTGCCTCCAGTACAAGTCGTGTTTCTGAGAAAACCACATTTCAAGTTGAAAGTTTTTCACTACTgttaaaaaagaaagaaagctgCATCTGTTCACCGTGACAAATGTAACTTGTAAATTCGacctcctctctctctctctctctagggTAGAATTTACTGCGCCAAGTGTTGAGCGCTTGTTCAGCGAACAGGGTCAGCTTTTTGTTCTTTGAGCAGCCCTGTAAGAAATGGATAGCCCAATCTTAGAGCCAATAAGTTCCCTGTCAAGCGGGGCCGCGCTGAGACAAGTAAGTTCGACGAAGGTTGGGGAAGAAAATGCCACCCCACCCCTTCAATGGGTTCTGGGGAGGTCTGTTAAGAAAGAGAATGGTTACTTCCACTACTGCTGCCGGTTTGGTGTAGACTGAATAAGTAACGTGGAGCTGCACATGTTGTACCGTTTTTTTGTGGTTCTCGGTTTGCAAATTTTAGTTGGTAAGGAAAGGTTCAGTGATCCAAAAAAGGAACCTTTCACAAAAATCTCGTAGACTCCCTTTGATGTTTAACAAGTTTgcaataaattttgtaaattttttatttcagcatttttccaaccaattttgaattttttgtcctCATTTGTTGTTAAGTACTTCACAAGTTATACTGTTTGACGAAAGGCCGATAGATTAGTCccgactatttttacaatcgaattgttgcaggattgtgTTCTTAagattgacaattttggaataacaagacaacaacttccttgcaTGCTGCACAATCTGTCACTTTTTATGAGCTTTTAAaatgccttattttttttaatatttttaactctactttaaacatattttagcatgattctttttttttatggcaCCATGTCAATGCTATGTTCTTTGTTATTTAACCCTCTGATGGccttacaaatttaaatttttttcagcaactgttttttttaaatgttatttatcatGTTTTAcgctttttttctttaatttttgataattttatttgcGTTTATCATATTcagtttatgtatgtttttttttaattcggcgaaatgtccgttcggcgaaacgacccattcggcgaaacgaccttcggcgaaacgtaccagattccgaaaaatcaggggggcaaacaaatattttctcgaagaccttcaaagtttcaatgataatttatttgcaatcagttgaaatcaatttaaaattcattcccctgctttaagaatcattttatgcatgtttgggttaatttttaatctttgaatttttgaaaattttcgacgtttattatcgcaaaatgttttttatgtcgctaaattttagttttagtcaaattatacattttttgaaaactaatgattgcaaaacaactgttacAGCAGTtcattgcattttaaaacactttttccatgcaaatgcggaaactatggcttgttatttctacatttgtatttttttcaaacttttggcaaagttatgttcactggtcatctgagaaccgattctatcaaataaatcttgaaaaaatgtgCAATTACTATTTTGACGATcagaaatgtgaaaattgaaccaaaaaGGTAGGGTCTGATATAGGTTCTTTGacaaagttttggagctttcgAAAAAGGATTTGAAAATACTGATTATGGGCTTTAGAGTTGTCAGATTTGATTTGCAAGTTTTCGAcatatttaatgtaaaatctgaaaaatcatcaaattttttttttgctttgaaaatcggaccagcaGATTTAGGGATTTGACAAGCTTTAACAGGTTGTATTTGGTGACATTTataagatatatttttcctcagccttttcaacatttcagaaaACTGTTGTCTAGTCCGCAAAGACAATATTAGTTGTCTGTAGGGAAGAATCTTAGTTCTTGCAATTCCGTTGCGATCGTTTTCAAATCATGAAACGGGCTATCTTTGTCACCAAAAATATCAGTGTAtttatttgagtgctgaaaagttcaacttttcagtactgttatttttggcgaaGAAATATAGATCATTCATGATTCGAGAAAGACAGAAATAGTAAACAGTTTAACAATGGAGTGGAAAAACTACTACTAAAATTCAGCTAATCCCCATCAAAACAGCATGATTAGACAAAACATTTaggcccgtattttttgtttggtcattagggtggTCAAAAAAATCGTAACTATCGACGAAATTCGCctaaccgatttttttttttccaaaaaatcatcgtTGTTATTGTATTCGATCGTCATCTTTCGATTCGTCAAATTTTAACgatcaaaatttataagttcatttttttttttcaaaatatcgataatttgaaaaattacgaaaacgaagttgactttatagctgtcggccaccattgctagtaccaaccactagtgtcttcctttttatctacaaggacttcgccgccctgggctcctaagtgtgtgaaagtatggcacggagcaacggcgccgaatacccatatttacacaaagaattttagagcgcccgggaaaaattacagaaatcttaaaaatgtaaggaatttgaaaaagaaaaaaattcattcaaatcattattttatgatttaaaagaataatttttagttttttattccttttttggaaatttaaaaaaaaaaaaaattttgaaatggttttgaattttatttttataaatatatttttcaaatttgttgttttgttttctttccaaattaaatttttaaatgttttttttattttctattaaacttttgaataattgaatttgaTTAAACACAAATCGAGATTTCCGCGATCATCAGTCGCAAAATGGCGTTCATAAGTATTTTTTAACCTAAAATGCATTTGCGGCTAGATAGCACGAACACGTTGAATTGATGTTGAACTATTGACATGGATCACTTCCGTATTCCTAATGAGGGAACTGtaatttctaccactcgaatcgtgTACTCCATAATGAAAGCCTTGCCGTTTTGgccctattttattttttatttttttggtctaCCTGGATTCCGTTTAAGCTCCGATTTAAGAAATAGGATGTTTTAATTTTCTACctgtaattaaaaatattttcattcaaaaaaagccaatatccaaaaaaaaaaatttcagataattaaaaaaaaattacaaaataataactaaaaaaaatacttttcaccCTTCTAGTGAGCTCGATCACCATTCATTTTTCCCTGCCAATGCTCCCCTCAACCCGAATGCAGTTTCGAGTTTCTTACATGACATCTAATTCCCCCACCCACTGTCGGAGTTTGGTTAGCCACCGGCCAAGCTGGAAACAGGTGCAACGGTGTGGTTCAACCACGTGTGGTTGGGGTTGCTTGAAGGTTCATTCTGCGTCTCCCAGAGAGAAACCACCAAGATACGTCGAGTCCGAATCCGTTCGATTTTTCTGTCTGGCATGGCTTCCACCCCGGTTGAAATGAGTTTTCCAagttttcatgaaattgaatTCCAATCTGGCTGCTGCGCTGCTCCTAGATGCTAGATGCTGATCTCTTCATCCCATTTGGCTAAGCCCAGGCAAGGAGGAAAATGTTCAAAGTGGATCCCGCTCCACGTTGAAAAGCTGCCAGACATGGCACCAACCAAAATCGAGGGGGGAGGTGGAAAAAGGTGTTGAACCAATAAAAGCTGACATGCTGGGAAGCAAATTGTCCCCTAATACGGGGCTGGCACTGAATTTGAAGTGTGCAAATGCTTGCGGGCAACAAGTACGATTTGGACTTATTGGGGTGAATTTCGGATTTTATTGGTTTTGTTATTCACTGAGGACTTGATTTCCACAAATTATAAAATCTTGAAATCAAGTGTGCTTTGTAAAATACCTGTcagaaattgttcaaaattgtattgttttggaaaatgttcatcaaaattctctgtttataattttaaaatttaaaaatgacctATCAGCATAACCACAATGGAAACCTATCCGGAACCCAAGCGGTGCGTCTGTTCTGGTCCGTCCATCGCGAACGCCGAAGATCCAGTCAGCTCTCGGTTCTGACGGTAAGCCAAGTCCCTCGAATGGCATCCCCCTTCTTTGACAGTCCAATCCAATAACTCCAGCGCAGTAGAACCTCTTCCTACTCATCGGCAATTACCAGCATCGCTGAGTGTCCGGAACCGGAACCAGAACCCCCAGAAGAGGACGGCAAATTCTGCCGAATCTGCCGCCACAGCGATGAACTCCTGCTGGAGAACATCTGCGAGTGCAAGGGAACCATGGGACAGATCCACGAGCGATGCCTTCGGCTTTGGACGATCTACCAGCGCAGCCAGGTTTGCGAGATCTGCCGGTCCAAGTTCCGGTTCAACTTTGACGCCAGCAAGCTGAGCCCCACCACGCTGGTGCTGAACTTCATCCGGCGGCGTTACTTTCTGGTGCTACTCCGTGATCTGCTCAACTTTATGGTGCTGTTTGGGGTGTCCGTGCTGCAGAACGCCAACATCATGGCCCTGATCCAGGAGGAGACCAGCACGGGGGCGTACTACCGGGCCCTGCCGGTGGCCGTCCTCGGCGCGTGCCTGTACGATCTGTACTTTTCCCGGTGGGTCATGAACCGGACTAGCCGAGCGTACGGCCTGATCCGGGAGTACTGGGTGCTGGCGCACGACGACGAGTTCCTGGGGTACTTTGACCAGCGGTACGCCGTGTTCGGGGAGAACCAGAGCGAAATTGAGAGCATGCTGCTCGCGGAGTATGACGCACCGGATGattgaaatttcttaatttttgataataaataCCAAAATAGAAATTTTCTCCCTTGAATGCAAACgagtttcaaaacattaaacagATATGACGTGACAAAACCTTAAAGACAGTCAAACAATAAGGGCAAGTGAAAGAGGGGATATTTACATCCGTTGTTGGTTCATAACACCTCCTTCAGTTCTTCCACTCATTACTTTATGATCTGGCCCTCGTCATTACACTGTCATTATCGCTATCACACACTCACAAGCACTGGAAGCAAACATCCATAGGAAAAcagcataatttaaaattaaaattcatcaggaaaaaatacattgttcgatgtctttttaattttttgttaagcTAATCGAATTaagaattatcaaaatttatttagtccaaaactcaatttttttgaattttcatgatttggcAAAAACTTTGTGTaccattagttcgttcatacaaTGTTGACATTAAGAttacaattttgtcacgctttttggagttccaagaaaaaagtgtttttatgtttgaccttaaataaacaaaaaataagaacaTGCAATGTTAATAATAACACAGTTTGTTTGgcaattctgtgcattgtcccgaagtttggttgaattttgtgCCGGAGTTCCGAgtaattaaaaatgtataaagcaGTCGGGCatttactgccgctctaatcgagtccgtcccatatgtaaaaacagcaagccgagaaaaacgcatgtcaaatttgtcccgcccataaggctacgtgttagaattttacgaaaaagtggattttcttcgGTTCTTCGGAACAAAGTATTACATTTTATTAggttttctgatagtttacatgatttcgaaccaaactgcatcttacctaaaaatttacgaatttacAAATGGGACGGACTAGTTTCGAGGCTCAGTTTACATGTGACAAAACGTACACTGCCTAAATTTCCTTTGGCCGTTTGCCACACTTGTAGGATGTGACAAGATAGCTCGATTATATCGCAACTACTTTCTGATGAAGAGCACGAGGTTTTTTGCGGATTTGGTTGAATATtccagaattgaaatcgaaatttggagatccgtgaaggtcaaaaggagaggcattaaaaactgtaaaaaatggcGTTCCAACTCAAAAGCTTTCCCttttctcgctcgaattccaacactgcTTTGGAGAAACGATGATAATTGAGGAACGCTTAACCCCCttaagcattggaaagaagaacttttaaaattttgtaaaattttagggttgaaagtttgacttgttttatgtgactttgccaatgtttttaaaaaagtaatttttttaggtgtcaactttggctgcgttttttactaacatttcctatattttaagtaaaaaggaGTATGCAGTAaatttctagtgccccagactatgcctctacgcatttatttacaatttaaatgataatggttccattttatagcagaaaatgtgaaaaacattcaaaaaattgaaaaagttactgtaaaaacatgaaaaaattagataggcaaaatctaatgataggaggtggtagagtaggccaaatactaccaaaaacaaacataaactaaacaagataaatgcaaattaaaatactaaaaatgaaacaagaaaaacataaaacaagagaagtaaagtttttcgtagaacaaaagttgctcaaaatgacctcctgaacacgggaaaaataaaaaaaatcgaaaaaaaatttgagcagtagagggttaagggaaattctcgtatgtttggcaggttaagcactcgctcctaactccatccaatttgctgatttccactatttaaacaactagttttgcaaaacttttgatagaaacttgcttgctcacttcttattaagcaatttatcactcgatttcagttgaaaacgcttttaatgagctgtaattgaatgtcaaagtgctgatatggcaacattagaggcacgctggaattagatgctgttccactAGTACCATTTCaagagttgtttttgaaaagttcctataagctattgtctttcatttgtttataggacctttatgAGATATAACAATGGATTTCGAATTACAtgccatattttttcatgttttaatagcaactttttcaatttttggcttgtttttcaaattttctgctataaaatggctccattatcatttaaattgtaaataaatgcgtagagatatattctgggacactagaaaaattacggcatacttctttttacttaaaatatggaaaatgttcgtaaaaaacacagccaaagttgacacctaaaaaaattacatttttaaaaacattggcaaagtcacataaaacaagtaaaacttccaaccaagggacctgattgctcaaaatcaaccactccattcgcgagcacaaatagcaggcgacgcgatactgccctgatgaattcctaccgtttgtcactctatcaccattcgctcccgaacactctctcttcaactctccttctctctctgatcggctcagtctccgaacggttcagacaggccgatcgtctccgatcactctgaactgaaaatattttttctctgatgcgctgcgttatactcattgatttgggttgcctaaaatcaatgttatcaattaaattgtgcatttattttgatttcattacattatagacaccattcaaagaaacttccaccaagaaaaaatctaattgatggcaaactgagggcgtgaagacaaaaagactgccgcgctgacattttgtgagagtggctcttcgctgagcatggtagtgtgtgagtgtcgtcgagcgacggagtaggcaaatattttcacgatgtatttgttcgctgagtgaacagttcgggccactcgctggctgcttgcgagactcattcgctcatgaatgctagcgggttggaataggcgacgaatggataggcgatgatgagtggtttctgttcattgaaccgaaaatcaggacccttgcttccaacccataaatagtcaaaaaaattaagagttcttcattccaatgctttttaacgatcaaaaattggttgaaaaattgatgtttgccgattttttaaatcgaagcccgtctaaaggcggggttgggttttaGAGGGTTAATGCTTTGGAATTCATGAACGTTTTTCCCACACAAATTTCTCGACCTCTatcatgaattatttttattttaaaatttaattttttgatgttaaatgaacaaaataaacgttttacaaaaacaaagaatatttaaatgtattttaagatCAGTTTTCGATAAACAACTCATTTTAAAGAAACCATTTCTTT
This is a stretch of genomic DNA from Culex pipiens pallens isolate TS chromosome 1, TS_CPP_V2, whole genome shotgun sequence. It encodes these proteins:
- the LOC120429637 gene encoding E3 ubiquitin-protein ligase MARCHF2; this translates as MTYQHNHNGNLSGTQAVRLFWSVHRERRRSSQLSVLTRSRTSSYSSAITSIAECPEPEPEPPEEDGKFCRICRHSDELLLENICECKGTMGQIHERCLRLWTIYQRSQVCEICRSKFRFNFDASKLSPTTLVLNFIRRRYFLVLLRDLLNFMVLFGVSVLQNANIMALIQEETSTGAYYRALPVAVLGACLYDLYFSRWVMNRTSRAYGLIREYWVLAHDDEFLGYFDQRYAVFGENQSEIESMLLAEYDAPDD